The genome window GATCGGCAACGGGCAGCTGCTGCGCGGCCTGCGGCCGGGCGAGTTCGCCGACGACACCTTCGGCGTCCCGACCGTCACCGACATCCTGGGCGAGCTGGACAAGCCCGGCCGCGACCCGCGCCCGGCCTTCCGCACCGCGACCTTCAAGGAGGGCGTCGACAAGATCGGCGACCTGGAGGTCGGCATGGTGCTGGAGGGCGTGGTGACCAACGTGGCCGCGTTCGGCGCCTTCGTCGACGTGGGCGTGCACCAGGACGGCCTGGTGCACGTGTCGGCGCTGTCCGCGAAGTTCGTCAAGGACCCGCGCGAGGTGGTGAAGCCGGGTGACGTGGTGACCTGCAAGGTCGTCTCGGTGGACGTGCAGCGCAAGCGGATCGGCCTGACGCTGCGGCTGGACGACGAGGTGCAGCCCGCCGCCGAGGGCCGGGGCGGCGGCCAGCGCGGCGGCGGCCAGCGGGGCGGCGGCAACAGCGGTGGCAACGGCGGAGGCAACGGCGGTGGCGGCGGCGGTCAGCGTGACCGCGGGCCGCGCCCGCCCCGGCAGGACCGCCGCGGCGCGGCCCCGGCGCCGGTGGTGAACAGCGCGATGGCGGACGCGCTGCGCCGGGCCGGCCTGACCGGCAAGTAGCGGCCGCGGCCGCGGGGGCGCGTGCCGGTCACGCCCCCCGCGGCCCCGCGGTCTCCCGCAGTTCGGCGGCCAGCCGGACCAGTTCGGCCCGCCAGGGCTCGTAGCCGAGCCGCTCGGCGGCCTCCTCGACCGGCATCGCGCGCACCTGCACCACCTGCTCCCCGTCCACCGGGTTGAGCGGCGCGCCGTCCACCACCACCTCGGCCCAGCCCCAGAGCCAGGCCTTCTCGGGGTGCGGCTGCCACGGGCGGTAGGGCTCGGCCCGGTCGGTCACCGCGCGGTGCGCGCCGATCCAGACCGGCTCGCCGGCCAGCCGGGCGCCGGCCTCCTCGGCCAGTTCGCGGACCAGGCAGTCGAGCACCGGCTCGTCCTGCTCGCGGGTGCCGCCGGGCAGGAACCAGAAGCCGCGGTCGTCCTCGCAGAGCACCACCCGGTCCCCGGCGAACCCGATCAGGTGAATGTTGGTGATCAGCTCGTCCGGCGGCAGGGCGAGCGCGAACCGGGCGTCCATGCCGCCCCACTCCCACCGCTGGGGCGCGAACAGCGCCGGGTAGCGGTCCTCGGGCGGGCTGGCGAGCTCAGGGCTACTGGTCATCGCGTGATCATAGTCGGGCGGTTTCGCACGCCGGTCCCGCGCGCCGGGACGACTACGGACCGTATGCACAGCGTATGGTACTGATGATGCGTCAGTAAACGGAAGGTCAACAACGGCCGGCCGAGAGCGTCCCAGGAGGCTGAACAGGTGGCAGTGCTCTGCAGGCCGGCGACCGAGGTCCCGGAACACGTCATCACCATGGACGACACCCTGGCGATCGCCCGCGACCTGCACCGCGACCACCCGGACCTGGAGCTGGTGCTGCGGCTGATCGGCCACACCGGCGTGCGCAAGCGGCACCTGGTCCAGCCGATCGAGCGCACCCTGGCGCACCCGGGCTTCGAGACCCGCAACAAGCTGTTCTTCACGGAGGCCCAGAAGCGGGTGCCGAAGGTGGTCCAGCAGGCGCTGGACCACGCCGGCCTGACGGCGCAGCAGATCGACCTGATCGTCTTCGTCTCCTGCACCGGCTTCAGCATGCCCTCGCCGACCGCCTGGCTGATCAACGAGATGGGCTTCAAGTCGCAGACCCGGCAGCTGCCGATCGCCCAGCTCGGCTGCGCGGCCGGCGGCTCGGCGATCAACCGGGCGCACGACTTCTGCACCGCCTACCCGCAGGGCAACGCCCTGGTGGTGGCCTGCGAGTTCTGCTCGCTCTGCTACCAGCCGACCGACCTCGGGGTCGGCCAGCTGCTCTCCAACGGCCTGTTCGGCGACGCGGTGGCGGCCGCCGTGGTGCGCGGCGACGACGACGCCTACGGGGTGCGGCTGGAGCGCAACGGCTCCTACCTGATCCCGCACACCGAGGACTGGATCTCCTACGCGGTGCGCTCC of Kitasatospora viridis contains these proteins:
- a CDS encoding NUDIX hydrolase, with amino-acid sequence MTSSPELASPPEDRYPALFAPQRWEWGGMDARFALALPPDELITNIHLIGFAGDRVVLCEDDRGFWFLPGGTREQDEPVLDCLVRELAEEAGARLAGEPVWIGAHRAVTDRAEPYRPWQPHPEKAWLWGWAEVVVDGAPLNPVDGEQVVQVRAMPVEEAAERLGYEPWRAELVRLAAELRETAGPRGA